In Magnolia sinica isolate HGM2019 chromosome 12, MsV1, whole genome shotgun sequence, a single genomic region encodes these proteins:
- the LOC131220338 gene encoding F-box protein At4g09920-like yields the protein MEKTIDRISQLPDVLHYLPDDVLHYILSLMPLKLLVRTSILSSKWRNLWKSIRAYDTALDLGVEFTSGQTQEEFVTTVNRYLQLHKSKEIQIFRLSFLPCNQSNAEKWVEFAAAKRVKELHIDFKEHVPYKFLNSIFDCDCITHLNLSGGDFRLALNFKGFTYLKTLHLSDFRVTDALFEIMLSNCPLLEDLSLRSCPDLTRVKVSAPDLPLKRLTVFKCCNLNEIEIFAPNLQSFYFDGSFVRTAMSFKNISSLVDVFVNGRSRDLYNQSRDWITVLNHLKHVNILTLCDVSLKHVHYDWYGRIHDLPITFYNLQELELLVDRSESLFPVLTYSFFKKCLSPSLEKLFIELLFTNIDEDKKLWAMQNRAMGCRTIETPDITFHHLKVIKINGCRGLYDELKLVKFFLEKSIVLEKLVLVVHPIGLRTKNVLRYLRRRVLLLANASSSNAHISICEYWDEDRSLAPVHDEVYHDKK from the exons ATGGAGAAAACCATTGATAGAATCAGCCAACTACCCGATGTTCTTCATTACCTACCTGATGATGTTCTTCATTACATCCTTTCCTTGATGCCGTTGAAATTGCTAGTAAGAACAAGCATTCTTTCAAGTAAATGGAGAAACTTGTGGAAATCCATACGGGCTTATGATACTGCTCTCGATTTAGGCGTCGAATTCACGTCTGGCCAAACCCAAGAAGAATTCGTCACTACTGTCAACCGATATCTACAGCTCCACAAATCAAAGGAGATCCAGATTTTTCGGCTCTCCTTCCTTCCATGCAATCAATCAAATGCTGAGAAATGGGTCGAATTCGCAGCAGCAAAAAGAGTCAAGGAGCTTCATATCGACTTCAAAGAACATGTGCCTTATAAATTTCTTAACTCCATCTTTGATTGTGATTGTATAACCCATTTAAATTTGAGTGGCGGCGATTTCAGATTAGCATTGAATTTCAAAGGTTTCACTTACCTCAAAACCCTCCACCTAAGTGATTTTAGAGTTACAGATGCCTTGTTTGAAATCATGCTTTCAAATTGCCCTCTTCTTGAGGATTTGAGTTTAAGGAGTTGTCCTGATCTGACTCGTGTCAAGGTTTCCGCCCCGGATCTGCCACTTAAGAGGTTGACTGTGTTCAAGTGTTGCAATCTCAATGAGATTGAGATTTTTGCTCCAAACCTACAGTCATTCTATTTCGATGGTAGTTTTGTTCGTACGGCTATGTCTTTCAAGAACATTTCGAGCTTGGTGGATGTCTTTGTTAATGGTAGAAGTCGGGATTTATATAATCAAAGCCGTGATTGGATTACAGTTCTGAACCATCTTAAACATGTTAACATTCTGACATTGTGTGATGTCTCACTTAAG CATGTACATTATGACTGGTATGGTAGAATCCATGATTTGCCAATTACATTCTACAATTTGCAAGAATTGGAGTTATTGGTGGATCGGAGTGAAAGCCTCTTTCCAGTCCTCACATATAGCTTCTTCAAAAAATGTTTATCTCCTTCTCTTGAGAAGCTTTTCATTGAA CTTTTGTTTACCAACATTGACGAGGACAAGAAACTCTGGGCCATGCAAAACCGGGCCATGGGATGTCGGACAATTGAGACTCCGGATATTACCTTTCATCATCTGAAAGTGATAAAAATAAATGGTTGTAGAGGGCTCTATGATGAACTGAAATTGGTGAAATTCTTCTTAGAGAAGTCTATTGTATTAGAGAAATTGGTTTTGGTAGTTCATCCAATAGGTCTCAGAACGAAGAATGTTTTGCGCTATCTTCGCCGGCGGGTATTGCTCTTAGCAAATGCATCATCATCTAATGCTCATATATCAATATGTGAATATTGGGACGAAGATCGATCTCTAGCCCCGGTGCATGATGAAGTTTACCACGATAAGAAATAA